The following are encoded in a window of Variovorax paradoxus genomic DNA:
- a CDS encoding DUF4845 domain-containing protein, translated as MRTNSRSVRGSAARQRGISFIGLLFVAVVLGCAGVVVAQVIPTLIEWQAIDKAANKAKEGATVPEIRAIFDRAQAIDDFKSVSGRDLEIKKVGDKVVVSYAYEREIPLFGPAYLTLKYKGASR; from the coding sequence ATGAGAACCAACAGTCGGTCCGTCCGTGGCAGTGCTGCGCGCCAGCGCGGTATCTCGTTCATCGGTTTGCTGTTCGTCGCGGTGGTGCTGGGCTGCGCGGGCGTCGTCGTCGCGCAGGTCATTCCGACGCTGATCGAATGGCAGGCGATCGACAAGGCCGCCAACAAGGCCAAGGAAGGCGCCACGGTGCCTGAGATCCGCGCGATCTTCGACCGCGCCCAGGCCATCGACGACTTCAAGTCGGTCAGCGGCCGCGACCTCGAGATCAAGAAGGTGGGCGACAAGGTCGTCGTGTCGTATGCGTACGAACGCGAGATTCCCCTGTTCGGACCGGCCTACCTGACACTCAAATACAAGGGCGCGTCCCGCTGA
- the recO gene encoding DNA repair protein RecO, whose product MAATHRVSHEPAYVLHRYDWSESSLILEVFTRHHGRIALVAKGAKRPSSNFRPVLLPLQPLQLNYGGDAEIRTLKGAEWMGGHVMPTGEALLSGYYVNELLLRLLARDDAHEALFDAYAGVVQVLAGDHAGAQAATQAAALRAFELLLLRSVGLLPSLDVQTLTLEPLAARTRYSLVPEAGLRQAAKDEAALAGADWRALHEVLDDRTPFTATLREVATMNAGSNSALRNQLRTLLNYHCGVTTLRTRQMMRDLQAL is encoded by the coding sequence GTGGCCGCCACCCATCGCGTTTCGCATGAACCGGCTTACGTGCTCCATCGCTACGACTGGAGCGAGTCGAGCCTGATCCTCGAGGTCTTCACCCGCCACCACGGGCGCATCGCGCTCGTGGCCAAGGGGGCGAAGCGGCCGAGTTCCAATTTCCGTCCGGTGCTGCTGCCGCTACAGCCGCTGCAGCTCAACTACGGTGGCGACGCCGAGATCCGCACGCTGAAAGGCGCCGAGTGGATGGGCGGCCACGTCATGCCGACCGGCGAGGCGCTGCTCTCGGGCTACTACGTCAACGAACTGCTGCTGCGCCTGCTGGCGCGCGACGACGCGCATGAGGCGCTGTTCGACGCCTATGCCGGCGTGGTGCAGGTGTTGGCCGGCGACCACGCAGGCGCCCAGGCCGCAACACAGGCTGCCGCGCTGCGTGCCTTCGAGCTGCTGCTGCTGCGTTCGGTCGGCCTGTTGCCCTCGCTCGACGTGCAGACGCTCACCCTGGAGCCGCTGGCGGCCCGCACGCGCTACAGCCTTGTGCCCGAAGCCGGCCTGCGGCAGGCGGCCAAGGACGAGGCCGCGCTGGCCGGTGCCGACTGGCGGGCGCTGCATGAGGTGCTCGACGACCGCACGCCGTTCACCGCCACCCTGCGCGAGGTCGCGACCATGAACGCCGGCAGCAACAGTGCCCTGCGAAACCAGCTGCGCACCTTGCTCAACTACCATTGCGGCGTGACCACGCTGCGCACGCGGCAAATGATGAGAGATCTGCAAGCACTATGA
- the rnc gene encoding ribonuclease III, with the protein MDGSLVALQARLQYTFSDPRLLQLALTHRSFSADHNERLEFLGDSVLNLAVSHLLYIRLSELPEGDLSRVRANLVKQDTLHRLALGLALSPLLRLGEGEARSGGPNRPSILADALEALIGAVYLDAGFAAAQSLVHRLYEAVEINPRMEAAAKDPKTELQEWLQGHKMKLPVYRVAATLGAAHKQTFDVECEVPELGLRERGIGGSRRAGEQAAAAAMLIRLKARGAA; encoded by the coding sequence GTGGACGGCAGCCTCGTCGCGCTGCAGGCGCGCCTTCAGTACACGTTCTCGGACCCGCGGCTGCTCCAGCTCGCGCTCACGCACCGCAGTTTCTCGGCCGACCACAACGAGCGCCTCGAGTTTCTCGGCGACTCGGTGCTGAACCTGGCCGTCTCGCACCTGCTGTACATCCGTCTCTCGGAGTTGCCCGAGGGCGACCTGTCGCGCGTGCGGGCCAACCTGGTCAAGCAGGACACGCTGCACCGGCTCGCGCTGGGGCTGGCCCTGTCGCCGCTGCTGCGCCTGGGTGAAGGCGAGGCCCGCTCGGGCGGCCCGAACCGGCCTTCCATCCTCGCCGATGCGCTCGAAGCGCTGATCGGTGCGGTCTACCTCGATGCCGGCTTCGCGGCCGCGCAGTCGCTGGTGCACCGGCTCTACGAGGCGGTCGAGATCAATCCGCGCATGGAAGCCGCCGCGAAAGACCCGAAGACCGAATTGCAGGAATGGCTGCAGGGCCACAAAATGAAGCTGCCGGTGTACCGCGTGGCAGCGACGCTGGGTGCAGCGCACAAGCAGACTTTCGATGTCGAGTGCGAGGTGCCCGAGCTGGGCCTTCGCGAGCGCGGCATCGGCGGCTCGCGCCGCGCCGGCGAGCAAGCTGCCGCGGCCGCCATGTTGATCCGGCTCAAGGCACGCGGCGCCGCGTGA
- the era gene encoding GTPase Era yields the protein MNDVTNPQAGPEDTAGDTPATGPQHCGLIAIVGKPNVGKSTLLNALVGQKISITSRKAQTTRHRITGMRTLGATQFVFVDTPGFQTLHANALNKSLNKTVQGAVGDVDLILFVVEAGSFTPADERVLKLLGKGIPTVLLANKLDNVHRRGDIAPWLQTMQAKHAFAEFVPMSAKNAKDVERLFGICEKYLPEQPWFYAEDELTDRSEKFLAGELVREKLFRLTGDELPYTSTVIIDKFEEEPPQKKGQKRLLRIAATIVVERDGHKAMVIGDKGERIKRIGMETRVELEKLADAKVFLELWVKVRSGWADDEARVRSFGYE from the coding sequence ATGAACGACGTTACCAATCCCCAAGCGGGACCCGAAGACACCGCAGGCGACACGCCTGCCACCGGGCCGCAGCACTGCGGCCTGATCGCCATCGTCGGCAAGCCCAATGTGGGCAAGTCGACGCTGCTCAATGCGCTGGTCGGCCAGAAGATCAGCATCACCTCGCGCAAGGCGCAGACCACGCGCCACCGCATCACCGGCATGCGCACGCTGGGCGCCACGCAGTTCGTGTTCGTCGACACGCCGGGTTTCCAGACCCTGCATGCCAACGCGCTGAACAAGTCGCTCAACAAGACCGTGCAGGGCGCGGTAGGCGATGTGGACCTGATCCTGTTCGTGGTCGAGGCCGGCAGCTTCACGCCGGCCGACGAGCGCGTGCTCAAGCTGCTCGGCAAGGGCATCCCGACCGTGCTGCTGGCCAACAAACTCGACAACGTGCACCGCCGCGGCGACATCGCGCCCTGGCTGCAGACCATGCAGGCCAAGCACGCGTTCGCCGAGTTCGTGCCGATGTCGGCCAAGAACGCGAAAGACGTCGAGCGCCTGTTCGGCATCTGCGAGAAGTACCTGCCCGAGCAGCCCTGGTTCTACGCCGAGGACGAACTCACCGACCGCAGCGAGAAATTCCTCGCCGGCGAGCTGGTGCGCGAAAAACTCTTCCGCCTCACGGGCGACGAGCTGCCCTACACCTCGACCGTCATCATCGACAAGTTCGAGGAAGAGCCGCCCCAGAAGAAGGGCCAGAAGCGCCTGCTGCGCATTGCCGCCACCATCGTGGTCGAGCGCGATGGCCACAAGGCCATGGTGATCGGCGACAAGGGCGAACGCATCAAGCGCATCGGCATGGAAACCCGCGTCGAGCTCGAGAAGCTGGCCGACGCCAAAGTGTTCCTCGAACTGTGGGTGAAGGTGCGTTCCGGCTGGGCCGACGACGAGGCGCGCGTGCGCTCCTTCGGTTACGAATGA
- the rpoE gene encoding RNA polymerase sigma factor RpoE, with amino-acid sequence MTTSLPPVPPESVLPDGAAEAPRPGEVDFQLVQRTVAGDQKAFELLVIKYQRRIERLIGRMVRDVDLVEDIAQETFIRAYRALHQFRGEAQFYTWLYRIAVNTAKKALVDMKRDPTVSESALRSSSDDEDETYRPGNEPTTDETPESVMAANEIASAVEAAMEALPTELRQAVTLREIEGMSYEEIAEVMDCPIGTVRSRIFRAREAISARVKPLLDNQSGKRW; translated from the coding sequence ATGACCACTTCCTTGCCGCCCGTGCCCCCGGAGTCCGTGCTGCCCGATGGGGCAGCCGAGGCGCCGCGCCCGGGTGAGGTCGACTTCCAGCTGGTCCAGCGCACCGTCGCGGGCGACCAGAAGGCGTTCGAATTGCTGGTCATCAAGTACCAGCGACGCATCGAACGCCTGATCGGGCGCATGGTGCGCGACGTCGACCTGGTCGAGGACATTGCCCAGGAGACCTTCATTCGCGCCTACCGCGCGCTGCACCAGTTCCGCGGCGAGGCGCAGTTCTACACCTGGCTGTACCGGATCGCGGTGAACACCGCCAAGAAGGCGCTGGTGGACATGAAGCGCGACCCCACCGTCTCCGAAAGCGCACTGCGTTCGTCCTCGGACGACGAAGATGAAACTTACCGCCCCGGAAACGAACCAACCACCGATGAAACCCCCGAATCGGTCATGGCGGCGAATGAAATCGCCAGCGCCGTCGAGGCTGCCATGGAAGCGCTCCCCACCGAGTTGCGCCAGGCCGTCACGCTGCGCGAGATCGAGGGGATGAGTTACGAAGAGATTGCCGAGGTCATGGATTGTCCGATCGGCACGGTGCGTTCGCGTATTTTCCGGGCGCGCGAGGCCATTTCGGCCAGGGTCAAGCCGCTGCTGGACAACCAGTCCGGCAAGCGTTGGTAG
- a CDS encoding pyridoxine 5'-phosphate synthase encodes MSTSGNAGTTSLSVNLNKVALVRNTRHLGIPSVVGAAQACLAAGAQGITVHPRPDARHIRAHDVSDLWSLLAKDWPAVEFNIEGNPFHNLMDFVREIKPHQATFVPDSETQSTSDHGWSFPEDAERLRPLIAEAKALGVRVSLFMDPIPEMMAAVKAVGADRVELYTEGYAASRGTPQEAAVLARYVAAAQAAHAVGLGVNAGHDLSRDNLTPFLRAVRGVHEVSIGHAFVADALELGYAAATRDYLRCIADAA; translated from the coding sequence ATGAGCACTTCAGGTAACGCCGGGACCACCTCGCTGTCGGTCAACCTCAACAAGGTCGCCCTCGTGCGCAACACGCGCCACCTCGGTATCCCGAGCGTGGTGGGCGCCGCCCAGGCCTGCCTCGCCGCGGGCGCGCAGGGCATCACCGTGCACCCGCGGCCCGATGCGCGCCACATCCGCGCGCATGACGTGAGCGATCTGTGGTCACTGCTCGCCAAAGACTGGCCGGCCGTCGAGTTCAACATCGAAGGCAACCCCTTTCACAACCTGATGGACTTCGTGCGCGAGATCAAGCCGCACCAGGCCACCTTCGTTCCCGACAGCGAAACCCAGTCGACCAGCGACCATGGCTGGAGCTTCCCCGAAGACGCCGAGCGCCTGCGCCCGCTGATCGCCGAAGCCAAGGCACTGGGCGTGCGCGTGAGCCTGTTCATGGACCCGATTCCCGAGATGATGGCTGCCGTCAAGGCCGTGGGGGCCGACCGCGTCGAGCTCTACACCGAAGGCTACGCCGCCTCGCGCGGCACGCCGCAGGAAGCCGCCGTGCTCGCGCGCTACGTGGCCGCGGCACAGGCCGCCCACGCGGTGGGCCTGGGCGTCAACGCCGGGCACGACCTGAGCCGTGACAACCTCACGCCGTTCCTGCGCGCGGTGCGCGGCGTGCACGAGGTGTCGATCGGCCATGCCTTCGTCGCCGATGCGCTTGAACTCGGGTACGCCGCCGCCACGCGCGACTACCTGCGCTGCATCGCCGACGCCGCATGA
- a CDS encoding MucB/RseB C-terminal domain-containing protein: MTVHMPISARTLVLVLAVLCLGQMAVAQTRYGPANTKSVPSAQNDEPPAMGVTEWLQRMHAGARQRSYVGTFVVSAPGGDLSSARIWHVRDGDHQLERIEALSGPPRSTFRRNRNVMTFLPEAKVVKVEKRENLDLFPNLPDKPDSSVGDYYDVRAIGKDRVAGFDADVVQLVPRDGLRFGYRIWSERRSGLVVKLQTVDSDTRVVEQSAFSELQLDAPVKAQALAQMMANTTGYRIEKLELERSTAQDEGWMLRTPVAGFKPRSFYRRPAPPSGDGKPPKPEASTVQWTFSDGLATVSLFIERYDPTRTPSDGVLTIGATNAIRRRLPAPASDWWLTAVGEVPQQTLNAFAQSLARTR, from the coding sequence ATGACCGTTCACATGCCGATTTCCGCACGCACCCTCGTGCTCGTGTTAGCCGTTCTCTGCCTGGGGCAGATGGCCGTCGCGCAGACCCGCTATGGGCCGGCCAACACGAAGAGCGTGCCCTCGGCGCAGAACGACGAGCCGCCGGCCATGGGCGTCACCGAGTGGCTGCAGCGCATGCACGCCGGTGCGCGTCAACGCAGCTACGTGGGCACCTTCGTGGTGTCGGCCCCGGGCGGCGACCTGTCGAGCGCGCGCATCTGGCATGTGCGCGACGGCGATCACCAGCTGGAGCGCATCGAAGCGCTGTCGGGCCCGCCGCGCTCGACGTTCCGGCGCAACCGCAACGTGATGACCTTCCTGCCCGAGGCGAAGGTCGTGAAGGTCGAGAAGCGCGAGAACCTCGACCTCTTTCCCAATCTGCCCGACAAGCCCGATTCGTCGGTGGGCGACTACTACGACGTGCGCGCGATCGGCAAGGACCGCGTCGCGGGCTTCGACGCCGACGTCGTGCAGCTCGTGCCGCGCGACGGCCTGCGCTTCGGTTACCGCATCTGGAGCGAACGGCGCTCCGGTCTCGTGGTGAAGCTCCAGACCGTCGACAGCGACACCCGCGTGGTCGAGCAGTCGGCGTTTTCCGAGCTGCAGCTCGATGCGCCCGTGAAGGCGCAGGCGCTGGCGCAGATGATGGCCAACACGACCGGCTACCGCATCGAGAAGCTCGAGCTCGAGCGCAGCACCGCTCAGGACGAAGGCTGGATGCTGCGCACACCCGTGGCCGGATTCAAGCCCCGAAGCTTCTATCGGCGCCCCGCGCCGCCCAGCGGCGACGGCAAACCGCCCAAGCCCGAGGCGAGCACCGTCCAGTGGACCTTCTCCGACGGCCTCGCGACGGTCTCGCTCTTCATCGAACGCTACGACCCCACGCGCACGCCCAGCGACGGCGTGCTGACCATCGGCGCCACCAACGCGATCCGCCGGCGCCTGCCCGCACCGGCCAGCGACTGGTGGCTGACTGCGGTCGGCGAGGTGCCGCAGCAGACACTCAATGCCTTTGCCCAGAGCCTCGCGCGCACGCGCTGA
- a CDS encoding sigma-E factor negative regulatory protein has protein sequence MNQTMTVREQVSALADGQLQGEAFARAIESVCAEDDSRAAWHAYHVVGDVLRSSAHARCSDTSAFLARFQQRLAEEPVVIAPPVAVAPLAAVPAAMPMRQRAEAANEPVFRWKLVAGAASLMAVAAISWTLVGNGAAVPNGGAQLAAVQPPVANSVLAAAAGANALPGNGALTPTRVLVGNGNPQVMLRDPRLDQLLEAHQQAGGASQMPSGFLRNATFEGPTR, from the coding sequence ATGAATCAGACGATGACGGTTCGGGAACAGGTGTCCGCACTCGCGGACGGCCAATTGCAGGGCGAGGCGTTCGCGCGTGCGATCGAATCCGTCTGCGCTGAAGATGACTCGCGTGCGGCTTGGCACGCGTACCACGTGGTGGGTGATGTGCTGCGCTCGTCGGCGCATGCGCGCTGCAGCGACACGTCGGCCTTCCTGGCGCGTTTTCAGCAGCGGCTTGCCGAAGAGCCGGTCGTGATCGCTCCTCCTGTGGCCGTGGCACCGCTCGCCGCCGTGCCGGCCGCGATGCCCATGCGGCAACGCGCCGAGGCAGCCAATGAGCCGGTGTTCCGCTGGAAGTTGGTGGCGGGCGCCGCGTCGCTGATGGCCGTGGCGGCCATCAGCTGGACGCTGGTCGGCAACGGCGCCGCGGTGCCGAACGGCGGTGCCCAACTGGCCGCAGTGCAGCCGCCCGTGGCGAATTCGGTGCTGGCGGCCGCTGCCGGTGCCAACGCGTTGCCCGGCAACGGCGCCCTGACGCCGACCCGTGTGCTGGTCGGCAACGGCAACCCGCAGGTCATGCTGCGCGATCCGCGTCTGGACCAGTTGCTCGAAGCCCATCAGCAGGCCGGTGGTGCATCGCAGATGCCTTCCGGTTTCCTGCGCAACGCCACCTTCGAGGGCCCCACGCGCTGA
- a CDS encoding DegQ family serine endoprotease: MMFKVEGHKLRSGLLAFALALTAGATFLPVESVHAQTRTLPDFTDLVDQVGPSVVNIRTVEKVAQRGGGNGEMDEEMQEFFRRFFGQPAPGTPRQGPRPNRPQQEEEQRPRGVGSGFILTGDGYVMTNAHVVEDASEVLVTLPDKREFKAKIIGADKRTDVAVVKIEATGLPAVKVGDISKLRVGEWVMAIGSPFGLENTVTAGIVSAKQRDTGEYLPFIQTDVAINPGNSGGPLINMRGEVVGINSQIYSRSGGFMGISFSIPIDEAIRVSEQLRTAGRVSRGRIGVQIDQVTKDVAEAIGLGKAQGALVRGVEAGSPGEKAGVEPGDVITKFDGKAIEKPSDLPRLVGNTKPGTKSTLTVFRRGNSRDLSVTIAEIEPDKPAKRAADRDEPAAKPPASAALKSLGLAVSDLSDAQKKELKLKGGVKVDAANDAAARAGLREGDVILAVGNLEVANAREFEAAVAKADKAKSLSVLYRRGDWAQYALIRPAR, from the coding sequence ATGATGTTCAAAGTCGAGGGACACAAGCTTCGTTCCGGTCTGCTGGCCTTTGCGCTGGCACTGACGGCCGGTGCCACTTTCCTGCCGGTCGAGTCGGTGCATGCGCAGACGCGCACGCTGCCCGACTTCACCGACCTGGTCGACCAGGTCGGCCCGTCCGTGGTCAACATCCGCACTGTCGAGAAGGTTGCGCAGCGCGGCGGCGGCAACGGCGAGATGGACGAGGAGATGCAGGAGTTCTTCCGCCGCTTCTTCGGCCAGCCGGCGCCGGGCACCCCGCGCCAGGGGCCGCGCCCGAACCGTCCGCAGCAAGAGGAAGAGCAGCGCCCGCGCGGCGTGGGCTCGGGCTTCATCCTGACGGGCGACGGCTACGTCATGACCAATGCGCACGTGGTGGAAGACGCCTCCGAGGTGCTGGTCACGCTGCCCGACAAGCGCGAGTTCAAGGCCAAGATCATCGGCGCCGACAAACGCACCGACGTGGCCGTGGTCAAGATCGAAGCCACGGGCCTGCCCGCGGTGAAGGTGGGCGACATCTCGAAGCTGCGCGTCGGTGAGTGGGTCATGGCGATCGGTTCGCCGTTCGGCCTCGAGAACACCGTCACGGCCGGCATCGTGAGCGCCAAGCAGCGCGACACCGGCGAGTACCTGCCGTTCATCCAGACCGACGTGGCCATCAACCCCGGCAATTCGGGCGGTCCGCTGATCAACATGCGCGGCGAAGTGGTGGGCATCAACAGCCAGATCTATTCGCGCTCGGGCGGCTTCATGGGCATCTCGTTCTCGATACCGATCGACGAAGCGATCCGCGTCAGCGAGCAGCTGCGCACCGCGGGGCGCGTGTCGCGCGGCCGCATCGGCGTGCAGATCGATCAGGTCACCAAGGACGTGGCCGAGGCCATCGGCCTGGGCAAGGCGCAGGGCGCGCTGGTGCGCGGCGTCGAAGCCGGTTCGCCGGGCGAGAAAGCTGGCGTGGAGCCAGGCGACGTCATCACCAAGTTCGACGGCAAGGCGATCGAGAAGCCGAGCGACCTGCCGCGCCTCGTAGGCAATACGAAGCCGGGCACCAAGAGCACGCTGACCGTGTTCCGCCGCGGCAACTCGCGCGACCTGAGCGTGACCATTGCCGAGATCGAACCGGACAAGCCCGCCAAGCGCGCCGCCGACCGCGACGAGCCGGCTGCGAAGCCGCCCGCATCCGCAGCCCTCAAGTCGCTCGGCCTCGCGGTCAGCGACCTCAGCGATGCGCAGAAGAAAGAACTCAAGCTGAAGGGCGGCGTGAAGGTCGACGCTGCCAACGACGCGGCGGCACGGGCCGGCCTGCGCGAGGGCGACGTCATCCTGGCCGTGGGCAATCTCGAGGTGGCGAATGCCCGCGAATTCGAGGCTGCGGTGGCCAAGGCGGACAAGGCTAAGTCGCTGAGCGTGCTCTACCGCCGGGGCGACTGGGCGCAGTACGCGCTGATCCGACCCGCACGCTGA
- the lepA gene encoding translation elongation factor 4, which translates to MNHIRNFSIIAHIDHGKSTLADRLIQRCGGLAEREMEAQVLDSMDIEKERGITIKAQTAALHYKARDGQVYNLNLIDTPGHVDFSYEVSRSLSACEGALLVVDASQGVEAQTVANCYTALDLGVEVIPVLNKIDLPNADLDNARTEIEDVIGIDATDAIPCSAKTGVGIDDILETIVARMPAPRGNPDGPLRAMIIDSWFDAYVGVVMLVRVVDGRLVKGERIKMMASGAMYNADSIGVFTPANEARASLEAGEVGYIIAGIKELQAAKVGDTVTLIRPGTGGAAATATEALPGFKEIQPQVFAGLYPTEASEYDSLRDALEKLKLNDSSLRYEPEVSQALGFGFRCGFLGLLHMEIVQERLEREFDQDLITTAPSVVYQVVRNDGEVIMVENPSKMPDVGKMAEIREPIVTVHLYMPQEYVGSVMTLANQKRGVQLNMAYHGRQVMLTYEMPLGEIVLDFFDKLKSVSRGYASMDYEFKEYRASDVVKVDILLNGDKVDALSIIVHRSQSQYRGRAVVSKMREIISRQMYDVAIQAAIGVTIIARETIKALRKNVLAKCYGGDISRKKKLLEKQKAGKKRMKQIGSVEVPQEAFLAILQVED; encoded by the coding sequence ATGAATCACATCAGAAATTTTTCGATCATTGCGCACATCGACCATGGCAAGTCGACACTCGCAGACCGTTTGATCCAGCGTTGCGGCGGTCTCGCTGAGCGCGAGATGGAAGCGCAGGTGCTCGACTCGATGGACATCGAAAAAGAGCGTGGGATAACCATCAAGGCGCAGACCGCCGCGCTGCACTACAAGGCACGCGACGGACAGGTCTACAACCTCAATCTGATCGACACACCGGGCCACGTCGACTTCTCGTACGAAGTGAGCCGCTCGCTGTCGGCGTGCGAGGGCGCATTGCTCGTCGTCGATGCATCGCAAGGCGTCGAAGCGCAGACAGTGGCCAACTGCTACACCGCGCTCGACCTCGGCGTCGAAGTGATCCCGGTGCTCAACAAGATCGATCTGCCGAACGCAGACCTCGACAACGCGCGCACCGAAATCGAAGACGTGATCGGCATCGACGCGACCGACGCGATTCCGTGCTCGGCAAAAACCGGCGTCGGCATCGACGACATTCTCGAGACCATCGTCGCGCGCATGCCCGCACCGCGCGGCAATCCCGACGGCCCGCTGCGCGCGATGATCATCGACAGCTGGTTCGACGCCTACGTCGGCGTCGTCATGCTGGTGCGCGTGGTCGACGGCCGCTTGGTCAAGGGCGAGCGCATCAAGATGATGGCGTCGGGCGCGATGTACAACGCCGACAGCATCGGCGTCTTCACGCCCGCCAACGAAGCGCGTGCGTCGCTCGAAGCCGGCGAGGTGGGCTACATCATCGCGGGCATCAAGGAGCTGCAGGCCGCCAAGGTCGGCGACACGGTCACGCTGATCCGGCCCGGCACCGGCGGTGCGGCCGCCACGGCCACCGAGGCGCTGCCCGGCTTCAAGGAAATCCAGCCGCAGGTGTTTGCCGGCCTGTACCCGACCGAAGCCAGCGAGTACGACTCGCTGCGCGACGCGCTCGAGAAGCTCAAGCTCAACGATTCGTCGCTGCGCTACGAACCCGAAGTGAGCCAGGCGCTCGGCTTCGGCTTCCGCTGCGGCTTCCTCGGCCTGCTGCACATGGAGATCGTGCAGGAGCGACTGGAGCGCGAGTTCGACCAGGACCTGATCACGACCGCGCCGAGCGTGGTCTACCAGGTGGTGCGCAACGACGGCGAAGTCATCATGGTCGAGAACCCGTCCAAGATGCCCGACGTCGGCAAGATGGCGGAGATTCGCGAGCCCATCGTCACCGTGCACCTGTACATGCCGCAGGAATACGTCGGCTCCGTCATGACGCTGGCCAACCAGAAGCGCGGTGTGCAGCTGAACATGGCCTACCACGGCCGCCAGGTCATGCTGACCTACGAGATGCCACTCGGCGAGATCGTGCTCGACTTCTTCGACAAGCTGAAGTCGGTGAGCCGCGGCTACGCCTCCATGGACTACGAGTTCAAGGAGTACCGCGCCTCCGACGTGGTGAAGGTCGACATCCTGCTCAACGGCGACAAGGTCGATGCGCTGTCGATCATCGTGCACCGCAGCCAGTCGCAGTACCGCGGCCGGGCTGTGGTGTCGAAGATGCGCGAGATCATTTCGCGGCAGATGTACGACGTGGCGATCCAGGCGGCCATCGGGGTCACGATCATCGCGCGTGAGACAATCAAGGCACTTCGCAAGAACGTGCTCGCCAAGTGCTACGGCGGCGACATCTCCCGCAAGAAGAAGCTGCTCGAGAAGCAGAAGGCGGGCAAGAAAAGAATGAAGCAGATCGGCTCCGTCGAAGTCCCGCAAGAGGCCTTCCTCGCGATTCTGCAAGTCGAAGACTGA
- the lepB gene encoding signal peptidase I, producing the protein MAYLTTLVLAAFASYVGAWYFGALEGNFALLLFVATVVTGVYWLAERFYFLPKRERAAAALDSSIAERNTRLAGQGITQVDTTDAKASERLLMQPWWLDWTAGLFPVILVVFLLRSFLYEPFKIPSGSMMPTLLTGDLILVNKFTYGLRLPVINTKLTDGTPLARGDVVVFRYPPKPSMDYIKRVVGIPGDEVAYLNKKLTINGQPVGKAPIADYLDGESMRILKQFDEDLGGKQHKILNDENAPAFVPGASDFPFRENCRYSVEGVVCKVPEGNYFMMGDNRDNSADSRFWGFVPDKNIVGRAFFVWMNFGDLGRIGPFQ; encoded by the coding sequence ATGGCATACCTCACCACCCTGGTTCTCGCGGCGTTCGCCAGCTATGTCGGCGCCTGGTATTTCGGCGCGCTCGAAGGCAACTTCGCGCTGCTGCTGTTCGTGGCCACGGTGGTCACCGGGGTCTACTGGCTGGCCGAGCGCTTCTATTTCCTGCCGAAGCGTGAACGTGCCGCTGCTGCGCTCGACAGTTCCATCGCCGAACGCAACACGCGGCTGGCGGGGCAGGGCATCACCCAGGTCGACACCACCGACGCCAAGGCCAGTGAGCGCCTGCTGATGCAGCCCTGGTGGCTCGACTGGACCGCGGGCCTGTTCCCGGTGATCCTGGTGGTGTTTCTGCTGCGCTCGTTCCTGTACGAGCCCTTCAAGATTCCCTCGGGCTCGATGATGCCCACGCTGCTGACCGGCGACCTGATCCTGGTCAACAAGTTCACCTATGGCCTGCGCCTGCCGGTCATCAACACCAAGCTCACCGACGGCACGCCGCTGGCGCGTGGCGACGTGGTGGTGTTCCGTTACCCGCCCAAGCCCAGCATGGACTACATCAAGCGCGTGGTCGGCATCCCGGGCGACGAAGTGGCCTACCTGAACAAGAAGCTCACGATCAACGGCCAGCCGGTGGGCAAGGCCCCGATCGCCGACTACCTCGATGGCGAGTCGATGCGCATCCTGAAGCAGTTCGACGAAGACCTCGGCGGCAAGCAGCACAAGATCCTCAATGACGAGAACGCCCCTGCCTTCGTGCCGGGTGCCAGCGACTTCCCGTTCCGCGAGAACTGCCGCTACTCGGTCGAAGGCGTGGTGTGCAAGGTGCCCGAAGGCAACTACTTCATGATGGGCGACAACCGCGATAATTCGGCCGATTCCCGTTTCTGGGGATTCGTACCGGACAAGAACATCGTGGGCAGGGCCTTCTTTGTCTGGATGAACTTCGGCGATCTCGGTCGCATCGGTCCGTTTCAATAA